One region of Pan paniscus chromosome 5, NHGRI_mPanPan1-v2.0_pri, whole genome shotgun sequence genomic DNA includes:
- the LOC112440134 gene encoding histone H4: MSGRGKGGKGLGKGGAKRHRKVLRDNIQGITKPAIRRLARRGGVKRISGLIYEETRGVLKVFLENVIRDAVTYTEHAKRKTVTAMDVVYALKRQGRTLYGFGG, encoded by the coding sequence ATGTCTGGCCGCGGGAAGGGCGGAAAGGGTCTAGGTAAGGGTGGCGCCAAGCGTCACCGTAAGGTATTGCGTGACAATATCCAAGGAATCACCAAACCCGCTATCCGCCGCCTGGCTCGCCGCGGCGGCGTCAAGCGTATTTCTGGCCTCATTTATGAGGAAACTCGCGGAGTGCTGAAAGTTTTCCTGGAAAATGTAATCCGCGATGCTGTCACCTACACGGAACACGCCAAACGCAAGACAGTCACAGCCATGGACGTGGTGTACGCGCTCAAGCGCCAGGGACGCACTCTTTATGGCTTCGGCGGCTGA